In Acanthopagrus latus isolate v.2019 chromosome 16, fAcaLat1.1, whole genome shotgun sequence, one DNA window encodes the following:
- the LOC119034483 gene encoding JNK1/MAPK8-associated membrane protein isoform X2, which yields MISTCPGLYCGRMMVNGSVWGDCGVCPRGERTNMQKVCERCTESPELYDWLYLGFMAMLPLVLHWFFIEWYSGKKSSSALLQHITAMLECSVSAVVTLLVTEPVGMLTIRSCRVQMLSDWYTMLYNPSPDYVNTLHCTQEAVYPLYTIVLIYYAFCLVLMMLLRPLLVKKIACGLGKSDRFKSIYAALYFFPILTVLQAVGGGLLYYAFPYIILVLSLVTLAVYMSASEIQSFKNLVAKKKRLVVLFSHWLLHAYGIISISRLDKLEQDLPLLALVPGPALFYIATAKFTEPSRILSEGGNGH from the exons ATGATTTCAACGTGTCCAGGCCTGTACTGTGGCAGGATGATGGTCAACGGATCAGTGTGGGGAGACTGTGGC GTGTGTCCTCGCGGAGAGCGGACCAACATGCAGAAGGTGTGTGAGCGCTGCACCGAGTCCCCTGAGCTCTACGACTGGCTCTATCTGGGCTTCATGGCCATGTTACCACTAGTGCTGCACTGGTTCTTCATTGAGTGGTACTCTGGAAAAAAGAG TTCCagtgctctgctgcagcacatcaCAGCCATGTTGGAGTGCAGCGTGTCAGCTGTGGTCACCTTGCTGGTCACAGAACCGGTGGGAATGCTCACCATCCGATCCTGTCGAGTCCAGATGCTGTCAGACTGGTACACCATGCTGTACAATCCGAGTCCAGACTATGTCAACACGTTGCACTGCACCCAGGAGGCCGTCTACCCACT CTACACCATTGTGTTGATCTACTACGCGTTCTGCTTGgtgctgatgatgctgctgcgTCCTCTGTTGGTAAAGAAGATAGCGTGTGGTCTGGGAAAATCTGATCGCTTCAAGAGCATCTACGCTGCTCTCTACTTCTTCCCCATCCTCACCGTGCTGCAGGCGGTGGGAGGAGGTCTGCTCT actaTGCGTTTCCCTACATCATACTGGTCCTGTCTCTGGTCACACTGGCTGTTTACATGTCTGCGTCTGAGATACAG TCTTTTAAGAACCTGGTTGCGAAGAAGAAGCGTCTGGTCGTCCTGTTCAGCCACTGGCTGCTCCACGCCTACGGCATCATCTCTATCTCCCGGCTGGACAAGCTGGAGCAGGACCTGCCGCTGTTGGCGCTGGTGCCAGGTCCCGCCCTGTTCTACATAGCCACAGCCAAGTTCACTGAGCCCAGTCGCATCCTGTCTGAGGGCGGCAACGGACACTGA
- the LOC119034484 gene encoding cytochrome c oxidase subunit 8B, mitochondrial, producing MPLLLRTIARRAAPVLRGHTVAQRANVSGKPAKTVVGPMETVFGIAMFSMAILAPSGWILAHLEDYKKKE from the exons ATGCCGCTGCTCCTGAGGACCATCGCCCGCCGCGCTGCGCCTGTCCTGCGGGGACACACAGTCGCCCAGAGGGCTAATGTCTCCGGCAAGCCGGCCAAAACCGTCGTCGGCCCAATG GAAACTGTCTTCGGAATCGCCATGTTCTCCATGGCCATCCTGGCACCGTCTGGATGGATCCTGGCTCACTTGGAGGACTACAAGAAGAAAGAATAA
- the LOC119034485 gene encoding mitogen-activated protein kinase kinase kinase 7-like — protein MVETPAGCVFEDIQYEDIEVEAAVGRGTFGVVFKAIWKGKDVAIKTIESENERNAFLVELRQLSRVNHPNIVKLYGSCDNPVCLVMEYAECGSLYNLLHSADPQPHYTAAHAMSWCLQCAQGVAYLHAMKPKALIHRDLKPPNLLLVARGTVLKICDFGTACDIQTYMTNNKGSAAWMAPEVFEGSNYSEKCDVFSWGIILWEVITRKKPFDEIGGSAFCIMWAVHRGTRPPLIKDLPEPIETLMTRCWDKEPSQRPSMKEVKNTMSNLMKYFPGSDEPLKLPHQSSATGTGSYAEYTINSNRSDDNTEHRNSVGREETLKSFEAKFPLQFKPSKTATLRTGLSRVSSTDSQQGRSQSPTPCTSPVTTTGQSELTMTFSPTATNGLDSSIPLACLKLDHQLQPLAPCPNSKESMAVFEQHIKMAQEYLKVQSEIAQLLRRKQELVSELEQDQREQQTSSRLIQEHSKLLEDNSNLSTHCQGLKSKLSLIKSQNQHHS, from the exons ATGGTGGAGACTCCAGCGGGCTGTGTCTTCGAGGACATCCAGTATGAAGACATCGAAGTTGAAGCG GCCGTTGGCAGAGGGACGTTTGGAGTTGTCTTCAAGGCCAtatggaaaggaaaggatgtaGCAATCAAGACCATCGAGAGTGAGAATGAGAGGAACGCTTTCCTTGTCGAG CTCCGCCAGCTCTCCAGAGTGAATCACCCCAACATCGTTAAACTGTACGGCTCCTGTGATAATCCA GTCTGTCTGGTCATGGAGTACGCAGAATGTGGATCTTTATATAACT TGTTGCACAGTGCAGACCCACAGCCCCACTACACAGCAGCCCATGCCATGAGCTGGTGTCTGCAGTGTGCCCAGGGAGTCGCCTACCTGCATGCCATGAAGCCAAAGGCCTTAATTCACCGGGACCTCAAACCGCCAAA TCTGCTCCTTGTAGCTCGAGGCACTGTGCTGAAGATATGTGACTTTGGAACAGCCTGTGATATCCAGACCTACATGACTAACAATAAAGGCAGTGCAGCCTGGATGGCACCAGAGGTGTTCGAAG GTAGTAACTACAGTGAAAAGTGCGACGTGTTCAGCTGGGGCATCATCCTGTGGGAGGTCATCACGCGCAAGAAACCCTTCGATGAGATCGGCGGCTCAGCTTTTTGTATAATGTGGGCGGTCCACAGAG GTACACGGCCTCCTCTGATCAAAGACCTGCCAGAGCCCATAGAGACTCTGATGACCCGCTGCTGGGACAAAGAACCCAGCCAGAGACCGTCCATGAAAGAGGTCAAGAACACCATGAGCAATCTTATGAAG TACTTCCCAGGCTCTGATGAACCGCTCAAGCTCCCTCACCAGTCTTCAGCCACCGGCACAG GCTCTTATGCCGAATATACCATCAACAGTAACAGGAGTGAtgacaacacagaacacagaaactCTGTCGGCAGAGAGGAGACCCTGAAGAGCTTTGAGGCTAAATTTCCACTTCAGTTTAAACCCTCGAAG ACGGCCACATTACGTACAGGTCTGTCCAGGGTGTCCAGTACAGACAGTCAACAAGGACGCTCACAAAGCCCCACCCCCTGCACCAGTCCTGTAACCACcactggccaatcagagctgacGATGACGTTCAGCCCCACAG ctACCAATGGTTTAGACAGCTCCATCCCCTTGGCCTGCCTGAAACTGGATCACCAGTTACAG CCTCTGGCTCCGTGTCCAAACTCCAAAGAGTCCATGGCTGTGTTTGAGCAGCACATCAAGATGGCCCAGGAGTACCTCAAGGTTCAGTCAGAGATCGCTCAGCTGCTTCGGAGGAA ACAGGAGCTGGTGTCGGAGCTGGAGCAGGACCAGAGGGAGCAGCAGACTTCATCCAGACTCATCCAGGAGCACAgcaagctgctggaggacaacAGCAACCTGTCGACCCACTGCCAGGGTCTGAAGAGCAAACTGAGCCTGATCAAGAGTCAGAACCAGCACCACAGCTAG
- the LOC119034483 gene encoding JNK1/MAPK8-associated membrane protein isoform X1, whose protein sequence is MAGAMISTCPGLYCGRMMVNGSVWGDCGVCPRGERTNMQKVCERCTESPELYDWLYLGFMAMLPLVLHWFFIEWYSGKKSSSALLQHITAMLECSVSAVVTLLVTEPVGMLTIRSCRVQMLSDWYTMLYNPSPDYVNTLHCTQEAVYPLYTIVLIYYAFCLVLMMLLRPLLVKKIACGLGKSDRFKSIYAALYFFPILTVLQAVGGGLLYYAFPYIILVLSLVTLAVYMSASEIQSFKNLVAKKKRLVVLFSHWLLHAYGIISISRLDKLEQDLPLLALVPGPALFYIATAKFTEPSRILSEGGNGH, encoded by the exons ATGG CTGGAGCCATGATTTCAACGTGTCCAGGCCTGTACTGTGGCAGGATGATGGTCAACGGATCAGTGTGGGGAGACTGTGGC GTGTGTCCTCGCGGAGAGCGGACCAACATGCAGAAGGTGTGTGAGCGCTGCACCGAGTCCCCTGAGCTCTACGACTGGCTCTATCTGGGCTTCATGGCCATGTTACCACTAGTGCTGCACTGGTTCTTCATTGAGTGGTACTCTGGAAAAAAGAG TTCCagtgctctgctgcagcacatcaCAGCCATGTTGGAGTGCAGCGTGTCAGCTGTGGTCACCTTGCTGGTCACAGAACCGGTGGGAATGCTCACCATCCGATCCTGTCGAGTCCAGATGCTGTCAGACTGGTACACCATGCTGTACAATCCGAGTCCAGACTATGTCAACACGTTGCACTGCACCCAGGAGGCCGTCTACCCACT CTACACCATTGTGTTGATCTACTACGCGTTCTGCTTGgtgctgatgatgctgctgcgTCCTCTGTTGGTAAAGAAGATAGCGTGTGGTCTGGGAAAATCTGATCGCTTCAAGAGCATCTACGCTGCTCTCTACTTCTTCCCCATCCTCACCGTGCTGCAGGCGGTGGGAGGAGGTCTGCTCT actaTGCGTTTCCCTACATCATACTGGTCCTGTCTCTGGTCACACTGGCTGTTTACATGTCTGCGTCTGAGATACAG TCTTTTAAGAACCTGGTTGCGAAGAAGAAGCGTCTGGTCGTCCTGTTCAGCCACTGGCTGCTCCACGCCTACGGCATCATCTCTATCTCCCGGCTGGACAAGCTGGAGCAGGACCTGCCGCTGTTGGCGCTGGTGCCAGGTCCCGCCCTGTTCTACATAGCCACAGCCAAGTTCACTGAGCCCAGTCGCATCCTGTCTGAGGGCGGCAACGGACACTGA